The Sphingobium sp. BYY-5 genome includes a window with the following:
- a CDS encoding ABC transporter substrate-binding protein translates to MRRVIQIVAALASLSVTTAAAVAERPAGYPRSYDQLIADARTERQVIVYANADTSEMAPVILAFQRRYPGVTVRYADLGSNEISRRFLAEAQGRKPSADLVWSSAMDQQVKLINDGFAQAYASPEKPALPPSAVWKNMGFGVTAEPIAYVYNKKAIPQPPRSRVALEAMLRKDRRALTGKVATFDPARSNTGYLYLTQDYAITGDTRSLVEAMAATRPVLSITTEPMLRGVAEGKLSIAYNVIGSYAVERARRDPRIGVVFPQDYTIVMSRIAFIAREARHPAAAKLFLDFLLSRQGQSLLAQHSLWPVRTDINGRRLPAAQARPIRVGPQLLANLDRLKQQRFLRDWNAILASGAK, encoded by the coding sequence ATGCGAAGGGTTATTCAGATAGTGGCGGCGCTGGCAAGCCTGTCCGTCACGACTGCGGCGGCGGTTGCCGAACGACCTGCCGGCTATCCGCGTTCCTATGACCAGTTGATCGCCGATGCCAGGACGGAACGGCAGGTGATCGTCTACGCCAATGCCGATACCTCGGAAATGGCGCCGGTCATCCTCGCCTTTCAACGCCGCTATCCCGGCGTCACCGTCCGCTATGCGGATCTCGGCTCCAACGAAATATCTCGTCGCTTCCTGGCGGAAGCGCAGGGACGTAAACCTTCGGCCGACCTTGTCTGGTCGTCGGCCATGGACCAGCAGGTGAAGCTTATCAACGACGGCTTCGCCCAGGCCTATGCCAGCCCTGAAAAGCCTGCCTTGCCGCCATCTGCGGTCTGGAAGAATATGGGTTTCGGCGTGACCGCCGAGCCGATCGCCTATGTCTACAACAAGAAAGCGATCCCGCAGCCGCCGCGCAGCCGCGTCGCGCTGGAGGCTATGCTGCGCAAGGATCGCAGGGCGCTGACGGGCAAAGTCGCGACCTTCGATCCGGCGCGTTCCAACACCGGCTATCTTTATCTGACGCAGGATTATGCGATCACCGGCGACACGCGATCGCTGGTGGAGGCGATGGCGGCGACGCGCCCGGTGCTGTCGATCACCACTGAACCGATGTTGCGCGGCGTGGCCGAAGGCAAGCTCTCGATCGCCTATAATGTCATCGGTTCCTATGCCGTGGAGCGCGCGCGTCGAGACCCGCGTATCGGTGTCGTTTTCCCGCAGGACTATACCATTGTGATGTCGCGCATCGCCTTCATCGCGCGAGAAGCGCGGCACCCTGCTGCCGCCAAGCTCTTCCTCGATTTCCTGCTGTCGCGTCAGGGCCAGTCCCTGCTCGCCCAGCACAGCCTCTGGCCGGTCCGCACCGACATAAACGGCCGCCGCCTTCCCGCTGCCCAGGCCCGGCCGATTCGTGTCGGCCCGCAGCTTCTCGCCAATCTCGATCGCCTCAAGCAGCAGCGCTTCCTGCGTGACTGGAATGCGATCCTTGCCTCCGGAGCCAAGTAG
- a CDS encoding porin, translating into MTPSILRGGCAALALIVATPALAQAPTPEELAALVKAQAAEIAALKARLDRLEGQGVAQIATSAPSQQPAPQVVQQQTAPPLVITPFAPQIVPPGPADIDVAQARAVAANPSGVTTEWGAGLPVFRSADGVFTYKPRGRILVDVSSTFGSDYAGRNTTTTGMRALRLGLEGGVGPHFFYQFETDFSENEVDIVTAFLGWRNRLSSKVDYDIRAGHLFNDRAFEGSTGSDSTPFLERSVVSTAIIPQRGFYGIGIMGRMFGPNWHASVSVTGDRVDGEQTTNDSRTASARFHWNPVKTDRSLLHVGAWGFDEALSSSATTLTRSTVIGGRFNGAVRVSTGELLGGRSTTGYGVELGGYTGGLWVMGEAGQRIARLDGGRPDFKSKAWSLSTGFFLTGELPPYNPRLGSFGQPNVLDPVLNGGSGAIELTARYENLDYTDLVLGGDGWAATLGVNWYLNSFTRIQVNGIHWRTNNRTGVFTGSDDGQTVSARVGVTF; encoded by the coding sequence ATGACCCCCTCCATCCTGCGCGGCGGTTGTGCCGCGCTGGCGCTGATCGTCGCCACGCCCGCATTGGCGCAGGCGCCCACCCCCGAAGAACTGGCTGCGCTCGTCAAGGCGCAAGCGGCCGAAATCGCCGCACTCAAGGCGCGCCTCGACCGGCTGGAAGGGCAGGGCGTGGCGCAAATTGCCACATCCGCGCCATCGCAACAGCCCGCGCCGCAGGTTGTCCAGCAGCAAACCGCCCCGCCGCTGGTCATTACGCCTTTCGCCCCACAGATTGTGCCGCCCGGCCCCGCCGACATCGACGTGGCGCAGGCCCGCGCCGTCGCCGCCAATCCATCGGGCGTGACCACCGAATGGGGCGCGGGCCTGCCCGTCTTCCGTTCGGCCGATGGCGTCTTCACCTACAAGCCGCGTGGCCGCATCCTGGTCGACGTCAGCTCGACCTTTGGTTCCGACTATGCCGGGCGTAACACCACCACGACCGGAATGCGCGCGCTGCGCCTGGGTCTGGAAGGTGGTGTGGGTCCGCACTTCTTCTATCAGTTTGAAACCGACTTTTCCGAAAATGAAGTCGACATCGTCACTGCTTTCCTCGGCTGGCGCAACCGGCTCAGCAGCAAGGTCGATTATGATATTCGCGCTGGCCACCTGTTCAACGACCGCGCGTTCGAGGGCAGCACCGGGTCGGATTCGACTCCCTTCCTTGAACGCAGCGTCGTGTCCACCGCGATCATCCCGCAGCGCGGTTTTTATGGCATCGGCATCATGGGCCGCATGTTCGGCCCCAACTGGCATGCATCGGTCAGTGTGACCGGCGACCGGGTCGACGGTGAGCAGACGACGAACGACAGTCGCACGGCCTCCGCCCGTTTCCACTGGAACCCGGTCAAGACCGATCGCTCGCTGTTGCATGTCGGCGCATGGGGCTTTGACGAAGCGCTGTCTTCATCGGCGACCACGCTCACGCGCAGCACCGTGATTGGCGGGCGCTTCAACGGCGCGGTGCGGGTATCTACAGGCGAACTGCTCGGCGGTCGGTCGACGACCGGCTATGGCGTCGAACTGGGCGGCTATACCGGCGGCCTCTGGGTCATGGGCGAAGCGGGCCAGCGGATCGCCCGGCTCGATGGCGGGCGCCCCGACTTCAAGAGCAAGGCCTGGAGCCTGTCCACCGGCTTCTTCCTAACCGGCGAACTGCCGCCCTATAACCCGCGCCTCGGCAGTTTCGGCCAGCCCAATGTGCTCGATCCGGTGCTGAATGGCGGGTCGGGCGCGATCGAACTGACCGCGCGCTATGAAAATCTGGACTATACCGATCTTGTTCTTGGCGGCGACGGCTGGGCCGCGACCCTGGGCGTGAACTGGTATCTCAACAGCTTCACCCGCATCCAGGTGAACGGCATCCACTGGCGCACCAACAACCGCACCGGCGTCTTTACCGGCAGCGACGATGGCCAGACCGTCAGCGCGCGTGTCGGCGTGACCTTTTGA
- a CDS encoding CitMHS family transporter yields the protein MNLALLGFLMVATFMTLIMTKRMTPLVALIVIPSLFGVIAGQAAGLGDMMIDGIKNLAPTGVMLLFAILFFSTMTDTGLFDPLVGRLVKLVHGDPLLILLGSVVLCAIVSLDGDGSTTYIITIAALLPLYKRFDMKRIYLVCLLMVTSGIMNLTPWGGPTARAASALKLDAATLFLPLIPGMIAGLAFLLGLAFWFGIKERRRLGHVHVPQREPVDIADLGVSQYPEARRPHLRWFNALLVVALLGLLVWGVLPLSVLMMIAFAIAMIVNYPGVAQQKERIAAHAGNVLSVVSLIFAAGIFTGILGGTGMVEAMSKEVVGVIPPVLGPYMAPITALLSMPFTFFISNDAFYFGMLPILAEAGSHYGVDPMAIARASLMGQPVHLLSPLVPSTYLLVSLAGIDLADHQRFTLLPAAAVCIVMTLVGMIALAFPFVA from the coding sequence ATGAACCTTGCCCTGCTCGGCTTCCTGATGGTCGCCACCTTCATGACGCTGATCATGACCAAGCGGATGACGCCGCTGGTCGCGTTGATCGTCATCCCCTCTCTCTTCGGCGTGATTGCTGGCCAGGCCGCCGGCCTTGGTGACATGATGATCGACGGTATCAAGAATCTCGCGCCGACGGGCGTGATGCTGCTCTTCGCCATCCTGTTCTTCTCGACCATGACAGATACCGGCCTGTTCGATCCGCTGGTCGGGCGGCTGGTGAAGCTCGTCCATGGCGATCCGTTGCTGATCCTGCTGGGATCGGTGGTCCTGTGCGCGATCGTCAGCCTCGACGGAGACGGGTCCACGACCTACATCATCACCATCGCCGCGCTATTGCCGCTCTACAAACGGTTCGACATGAAGCGCATCTATCTCGTCTGCCTGTTGATGGTGACGAGCGGGATCATGAACCTTACCCCCTGGGGCGGCCCCACCGCCCGCGCGGCGAGCGCGCTGAAGCTGGATGCCGCCACCCTGTTCCTGCCACTTATTCCCGGCATGATCGCAGGCCTTGCCTTTCTGCTCGGCCTGGCTTTCTGGTTCGGTATCAAGGAACGCCGTCGCCTGGGCCATGTTCATGTGCCGCAGCGCGAGCCGGTCGACATTGCCGACCTTGGCGTCTCGCAATATCCCGAAGCGCGTCGCCCGCATCTGCGTTGGTTCAACGCGCTGCTGGTCGTCGCGCTGCTCGGCCTGCTGGTCTGGGGCGTGCTGCCGCTTTCCGTGCTGATGATGATCGCCTTCGCCATCGCCATGATCGTCAACTATCCGGGCGTCGCCCAGCAGAAGGAAAGGATTGCCGCTCATGCGGGCAATGTCCTGTCGGTCGTCTCACTGATCTTCGCGGCTGGTATCTTCACCGGCATCCTTGGCGGCACCGGCATGGTCGAGGCGATGAGCAAGGAAGTGGTAGGTGTCATCCCGCCCGTGCTTGGCCCCTATATGGCGCCGATCACGGCGTTGCTCTCCATGCCCTTCACCTTCTTCATCTCCAACGACGCTTTCTATTTCGGGATGCTGCCGATCCTGGCTGAGGCTGGGTCGCATTATGGCGTCGATCCGATGGCGATCGCCCGCGCCTCCCTGATGGGCCAGCCGGTGCATCTGCTGAGTCCACTGGTGCCGTCCACATATCTGCTGGTCAGCCTGGCGGGGATCGACCTGGCCGATCACCAGCGCTTCACCCTGCTGCCTGCCGCAGCGGTCTGCATCGTCATGACCCTGGTCGGGATGATCGCGCTGGCCTTCCCCTTCGTCGCTTGA
- a CDS encoding YjbE family putative metal transport protein (Members of this highly hydrophobic protein family,regularly are found preceded by the yybP-ykoY manganese riboswitch (see RF00080). A metal cation transport function is proposed.) has protein sequence MNDIWHHIVADFSNLGSPSALAAFGQVVLIDIMLAADNAIVVGALAAGLPPASRRKVIAIGVIAALLLRIAFALLVTQLMQLVGLVFAGGLLLVWVAWKMWRELRSNGEAEDAEDIAGKAAPRSFAQAAWAVAIADVSMSLDNVLAVAGAAREHPGILVIGLILSVALMGVAANLLARVIERYRAIAYFGLLVILYVAGKMIYEGAIDPATGLITLF, from the coding sequence ATGAACGACATCTGGCATCATATCGTCGCCGACTTCTCCAATCTTGGCTCCCCTTCCGCACTGGCCGCTTTCGGCCAGGTGGTGTTGATCGACATCATGCTGGCGGCCGACAACGCAATCGTCGTCGGCGCGCTCGCCGCCGGGTTGCCGCCGGCCTCCCGCCGCAAGGTGATCGCGATCGGCGTGATCGCCGCGCTGCTGCTGCGCATTGCCTTCGCCCTGCTGGTGACGCAGTTGATGCAACTTGTCGGTCTGGTCTTCGCCGGCGGGTTGCTGCTGGTCTGGGTCGCTTGGAAGATGTGGCGCGAGCTGCGGTCGAACGGCGAGGCCGAAGATGCAGAGGATATCGCCGGCAAGGCTGCGCCCAGGAGCTTTGCCCAGGCCGCCTGGGCCGTCGCTATCGCCGACGTATCGATGAGCCTGGATAATGTCCTCGCCGTTGCAGGCGCGGCGCGCGAGCATCCGGGCATCCTGGTCATCGGCCTGATCCTGTCGGTCGCGTTGATGGGCGTGGCGGCGAACCTGCTCGCGCGCGTGATCGAACGGTATCGCGCCATCGCCTATTTCGGACTGCTGGTGATCCTCTATGTCGCTGGCAAGATGATCTATGAGGGCGCGATCGATCCGGCGACGGGCCTCATCACCCTCTTCTGA
- a CDS encoding CbtA family protein — protein sequence MTKDLLWRGMLAGILAALLSTLCARVIAEPQVDLAIAYEASHAAHDMGGGEEELVSRATQKGAGLLTALTLYGAAVGGIFSLVFAYGYGRIGRMGPRSFALLLAGLAFLLVVIVPAIKYPQTPPAVGRHETVGVRTAAYFAMIVLSLGAAVIAGRLRMALSRSWRRIDAVLLAIGAYLLLVMLGQYLLPTIDEVPEHFPASLLWNFRVAAMATQLVLWATIGVAFGLSAERLLQRQ from the coding sequence ATGACCAAGGATCTCTTGTGGCGCGGAATGCTGGCGGGCATTCTGGCGGCCCTGCTGTCGACCTTGTGCGCGCGCGTCATCGCCGAGCCGCAGGTCGACCTGGCCATCGCCTATGAAGCGTCCCATGCCGCCCATGATATGGGTGGCGGAGAGGAAGAACTGGTCAGCCGCGCTACCCAGAAGGGCGCGGGGCTGCTCACGGCGTTGACGCTTTATGGCGCTGCGGTGGGCGGCATTTTTTCGCTGGTTTTCGCTTATGGCTACGGGCGGATCGGGCGGATGGGACCGCGCAGCTTCGCGCTGCTACTGGCGGGCCTGGCCTTCCTGCTGGTCGTGATCGTGCCGGCGATCAAATATCCGCAGACACCGCCTGCCGTCGGGCGACATGAAACGGTGGGCGTCCGCACCGCCGCCTATTTCGCGATGATTGTCCTGTCCTTGGGCGCTGCGGTGATTGCTGGCAGGCTGCGCATGGCGCTGTCCCGCTCCTGGCGCAGGATCGATGCCGTCCTGCTCGCGATCGGCGCCTATCTGCTGCTGGTCATGCTGGGCCAATATCTGCTGCCCACGATCGATGAGGTGCCCGAACATTTCCCCGCGAGCCTGCTGTGGAATTTCCGCGTTGCCGCCATGGCAACCCAGTTGGTGCTGTGGGCGACGATCGGCGTGGCGTTCGGCCTGTCGGCGGAGCGGTTGCTGCAACGCCAGTAA
- a CDS encoding CbtB-domain containing protein: MASNAALFDDVFIPVRGQAAIPIEDIAPWAVFGLLIAMIFLYFVSTEQGAYALFDGMYVHEYVHDGRHLLGFPCH; encoded by the coding sequence ATGGCCAGCAATGCCGCCCTGTTCGACGACGTTTTCATTCCCGTACGCGGGCAGGCCGCAATTCCGATCGAGGATATCGCCCCCTGGGCCGTGTTCGGGTTGCTGATCGCGATGATCTTTCTCTATTTCGTCAGCACCGAACAAGGTGCCTATGCCCTGTTCGACGGCATGTATGTGCATGAATATGTGCATGACGGCCGTCATCTGCTCGGCTTCCCCTGCCACTGA
- a CDS encoding histidine phosphatase family protein produces MNRQAIGVNCLSELCLTLTLTLTLTLTLTLVCAGATRFSRSGGFAGPEEPLDDAGRRAAVAAMAGVRFDRLFCSPARSAMETAAAMALPVEPEIALRDVDHGAWSGRTIMEVGASHPDGLAAWLADPAAGAPDGEDMANAAARIGSWIDSLAGQTSGRPGAITHPMMIRAALAHMLDMPLRATLAIDIAPLSFCRLSFNRAWRLQALGALPIDSGGKAKAAYHASADDPP; encoded by the coding sequence TTGAACCGGCAGGCGATCGGCGTCAACTGTCTGTCGGAGCTTTGCCTGACCCTTACGCTTACCCTTACCCTTACCCTTACCCTTACCCTGGTCTGTGCCGGTGCGACACGCTTCAGTCGATCGGGTGGCTTTGCCGGGCCGGAAGAGCCGCTGGACGATGCCGGTCGTCGCGCGGCCGTGGCGGCGATGGCGGGCGTGCGGTTTGATCGGCTCTTTTGCAGTCCCGCGCGGTCCGCGATGGAAACGGCAGCGGCCATGGCGCTGCCGGTGGAACCGGAAATCGCATTGCGTGACGTCGATCATGGCGCGTGGAGCGGGCGCACCATTATGGAGGTCGGTGCATCGCATCCCGATGGATTGGCAGCCTGGCTTGCCGATCCCGCCGCCGGCGCTCCGGATGGGGAGGATATGGCGAATGCCGCCGCGCGCATCGGCTCCTGGATCGATAGCCTGGCGGGGCAGACGTCAGGCCGGCCGGGGGCGATTACGCATCCGATGATGATCCGCGCCGCGCTGGCTCATATGCTCGACATGCCGTTGCGCGCGACCCTCGCCATCGACATCGCCCCGCTTTCATTCTGCCGCCTTTCCTTCAATCGGGCATGGCGCCTGCAGGCGCTTGGCGCGCTCCCTATTGATAGTGGTGGAAAGGCTAAAGCCGCTTACCATGCCAGCGCAGATGATCCTCCATGA
- the fghA gene encoding S-formylglutathione hydrolase, which yields METVSQNRAFGGTQGVYRHASTSTGTDMTFSVYVPPHEEGARLPVVWYLSGLTCTHANVTEKGEFRRACTELGLIFVAPDTSPRGEDVPDDAAGAYDFGLGAGFYVDATQPPFATHYRMWSYVTEELPALVAAHFPADMGRQSIMGHSMGGHGALTIGLTFPDRFKAVSAFAPIVAPSQMPWGQKALGGYLGDNKAAWRQHDAVALIEDGARVPELLVDQGAADPFLAEQLKPELLEAACSVAGIDLNLRVQPSYDHSYYFISTFMEDHLRWHGKRL from the coding sequence GTGGAGACAGTCTCACAGAACCGAGCCTTCGGCGGGACGCAGGGCGTCTATCGCCATGCCTCCACCAGCACCGGCACGGACATGACCTTCTCCGTCTATGTCCCGCCGCATGAGGAAGGCGCGAGGCTGCCGGTGGTCTGGTATCTGTCGGGCCTGACCTGCACCCATGCCAATGTGACCGAGAAGGGCGAGTTTCGCCGCGCCTGCACGGAACTCGGCCTGATCTTCGTTGCGCCGGACACCTCGCCGCGCGGAGAGGATGTGCCGGACGATGCGGCGGGCGCCTATGATTTCGGCCTGGGCGCGGGCTTCTATGTCGATGCCACGCAGCCGCCCTTTGCCACCCATTATCGCATGTGGTCCTATGTGACGGAGGAACTGCCCGCGCTGGTCGCCGCGCATTTCCCCGCCGACATGGGCCGCCAGTCGATCATGGGCCACAGCATGGGCGGCCATGGCGCGCTGACGATCGGCCTCACCTTCCCCGACCGGTTCAAAGCTGTGTCCGCCTTCGCCCCGATCGTCGCGCCGTCGCAAATGCCTTGGGGGCAGAAGGCGCTGGGCGGCTATCTGGGCGACAACAAGGCGGCGTGGCGTCAACATGATGCCGTCGCGCTGATCGAGGATGGCGCGCGAGTGCCGGAGCTATTGGTGGATCAGGGCGCGGCGGACCCATTCCTGGCCGAACAATTGAAGCCCGAGTTGCTGGAAGCCGCCTGCTCCGTCGCAGGGATCGACCTTAACCTGCGGGTCCAGCCTAGCTATGACCATAGCTATTATTTCATCTCCACCTTCATGGAGGATCATCTGCGCTGGCATGGTAAGCGGCTTTAG
- a CDS encoding S-(hydroxymethyl)glutathione dehydrogenase/class III alcohol dehydrogenase, which produces MKTRAAVAFEAKKPLEIVELDLEGPKAGEVLVEIMATGICHTDAYTLDGFDSEGIFPSVLGHEGAGIVREVGAGVTSVKPGDHVIPLYTPECRQCKSCLSGKTNLCTAIRATQGKGLMPDGTTRFSYKGQPIYHYMGCSTFSNFTVLPEIAVARIREDAPFKTSCYIGCGVTTGVGAVVNTAKVQAGENVVVFGLGGIGLNVIQGAKMVGADKIIGIDINADREEWGRKFGMTHFINSKGLSREETVAKILEITDGGADYSFDATGNTEVMRTALECCHRGWGESIIIGVAEAGKEIGTRPFQLVTGRVWKGTAFGGAKGRTDVPKIVDWYMNGKIEIDPMITHVLTLEEINKGFDLMHAGKSIRSVVVF; this is translated from the coding sequence ATGAAGACCCGCGCCGCCGTCGCGTTCGAAGCCAAGAAGCCGCTGGAGATTGTCGAACTGGATCTGGAAGGCCCCAAGGCGGGCGAGGTGCTGGTCGAGATCATGGCGACGGGCATCTGCCATACCGACGCCTATACGCTTGACGGCTTCGATAGCGAGGGCATTTTCCCGTCGGTGCTGGGCCATGAGGGCGCGGGCATCGTGCGGGAAGTCGGCGCGGGTGTCACCAGCGTGAAGCCGGGCGACCATGTGATCCCGCTCTACACACCCGAATGCCGCCAGTGCAAAAGCTGCCTCAGCGGCAAGACCAACCTGTGCACCGCAATCCGCGCGACGCAGGGCAAAGGGTTGATGCCCGATGGCACCACACGCTTTAGCTATAAGGGCCAGCCCATCTATCATTATATGGGTTGCTCCACCTTCTCCAACTTCACCGTCCTGCCCGAGATCGCGGTGGCCAGGATTCGCGAAGACGCGCCCTTCAAGACCAGTTGCTATATCGGTTGCGGCGTGACCACCGGCGTAGGCGCGGTGGTCAACACGGCCAAGGTGCAGGCCGGCGAGAATGTCGTCGTCTTCGGGCTTGGCGGCATCGGCCTCAACGTCATCCAGGGCGCGAAGATGGTCGGCGCGGACAAGATCATCGGCATCGATATCAATGCAGACCGGGAAGAATGGGGCCGCAAGTTCGGCATGACCCACTTCATTAACAGCAAGGGGCTGTCACGGGAGGAAACGGTCGCAAAGATCCTGGAAATCACTGATGGCGGCGCTGACTACAGCTTCGACGCGACCGGCAACACCGAAGTGATGCGCACCGCGCTGGAATGCTGCCATCGCGGCTGGGGTGAGAGCATCATCATCGGCGTGGCTGAAGCGGGCAAGGAAATCGGCACCCGCCCGTTCCAGCTCGTCACCGGCCGCGTGTGGAAGGGCACGGCCTTCGGCGGCGCGAAGGGCCGGACCGACGTGCCCAAGATCGTCGACTGGTACATGAACGGCAAGATCGAGATCGACCCGATGATTACCCATGTGCTGACGCTGGAGGAGATCAACAAGGGTTTCGACCTGATGCACGCGGGCAAAAGCATCCGCAGCGTCGTGGTCTTCTGA
- a CDS encoding LysR family transcriptional regulator, translated as MDGWAGIDEFVAAALAGSFSAAAVKLDCSVTHISRSIARLEKRLDVQLFHRTTRRVTLTDAGQTFLRHCERLVAEREEAIASVTATGEPQGALRITCSTAMGELFVAPIVSRYVAAHPRLSVAMELTNRLVDLVADGFDLAIRTGQMADSQLIRTRIASRSLYSCAAPAYLDRCGRPGTLEELEGHDCLLGSASTWHFSVDGRDVIHRPQGRLRVNSGRAVLDAAVQGMGICQLPEFYVLPHVRTGALELVLADIRPQDEPIWAVYPQRRHLSPKVTALVAMLRRELPLALGAGQPSS; from the coding sequence ATGGACGGTTGGGCCGGGATCGACGAATTTGTCGCCGCTGCGCTGGCTGGTTCCTTTTCCGCGGCTGCGGTCAAGCTGGATTGCTCCGTCACCCATATCAGCCGATCGATCGCGCGGCTGGAAAAGCGGCTCGACGTGCAACTCTTCCACCGCACCACGCGACGGGTGACGCTGACCGACGCGGGCCAGACCTTCCTGCGCCATTGCGAAAGGCTGGTGGCGGAGCGGGAAGAGGCGATCGCCTCCGTAACCGCCACGGGCGAGCCGCAGGGCGCGTTGCGCATCACCTGCTCGACCGCGATGGGCGAATTGTTCGTGGCGCCGATCGTCAGCCGCTATGTCGCCGCCCACCCGCGGCTGAGCGTCGCGATGGAATTGACCAACCGGCTTGTCGATCTGGTGGCTGACGGGTTCGACCTGGCGATCCGCACCGGGCAGATGGCGGATTCCCAGTTGATCCGCACGCGTATCGCGTCGCGTTCGCTCTATAGCTGCGCGGCGCCGGCCTATCTCGACCGGTGCGGACGGCCGGGTACGCTGGAGGAACTGGAGGGGCATGATTGCCTGCTGGGGTCGGCATCGACCTGGCATTTTTCGGTCGACGGCCGCGACGTGATCCATCGGCCGCAGGGACGGTTGCGGGTCAACAGCGGACGGGCGGTGCTGGATGCGGCGGTACAGGGCATGGGCATCTGTCAGTTGCCGGAATTCTATGTCCTGCCTCATGTGCGGACCGGCGCGCTGGAACTGGTGCTGGCCGATATCCGGCCGCAGGACGAGCCGATCTGGGCGGTCTATCCGCAGCGGCGGCACCTCTCGCCGAAGGTGACGGCGCTGGTCGCCATGCTGCGGCGCGAATTGCCGCTGGCGCTTGGCGCGGGTCAGCCTTCCTCATAG
- a CDS encoding VOC family protein, translating to MGLRGVHHIAIIGSDYPRSRRFYTEILGFPILHEVYRETRDSWKCDLDAGNARIELFSFPTPPRRPSRPEACGLRHLSFIVTDIDAEVARLATHGVECEPIRVDEYTGQRFTFFADPDGLPLELYEEG from the coding sequence ATGGGGCTGCGCGGCGTCCACCATATCGCCATCATCGGCTCCGACTATCCGCGCTCACGCCGTTTCTACACCGAAATCCTGGGTTTCCCGATACTCCATGAAGTGTATCGGGAAACCAGGGATAGCTGGAAATGCGATCTCGACGCCGGCAATGCGCGGATCGAGCTATTCTCCTTCCCCACGCCGCCGCGGCGCCCTTCACGGCCCGAAGCCTGCGGCCTGCGCCACCTCTCCTTCATTGTGACCGACATCGATGCAGAGGTCGCCCGCCTCGCCACCCATGGCGTGGAATGCGAACCGATCCGCGTCGACGAATATACCGGCCAGCGCTTCACCTTCTTCGCCGATCCCGACGGCTTGCCGCTGGAACTCTATGAGGAAGGCTGA